A stretch of the Hydra vulgaris chromosome 09, alternate assembly HydraT2T_AEP genome encodes the following:
- the LOC136085057 gene encoding uncharacterized protein LOC136085057: MIKNARVCSKHFVSGKRSDEPNHPDYVPSVFMYKPNSSGHKRLQRYQRYQSREKKQKTFSGDNIFNEQSAYVETEECYTQNIAIEESMFSENEKFSGNSTEESVLFKSVGIQCDLSMEELLKEENQKLVMELRDRNMEVYLLRQENEELKKRDLIFSIEKIKENNAHLNFFTGLPNMATFVWIFTLLSRTNDVKLYSSRLSKENHLLVILIKLQLGLLNKGITFRFSVCESVISRILRNWLPALAICLQSLIKWPSKCVIRSNLPECFMKKFRNCVCIIDCYEIFIERPSNLTTRAQSWSNYKHNNTVKYLIGISPTGAITFLSGGWGGRVSDKELTNQSGFFKDINFGDCILADRGFLIKDELAEKGANLYIPAFLKGKQ; encoded by the exons atgataaaaaatgctCGTGTATGCAGCAAACACTTTGTTTCAG gtAAACGATCTGATGAACCTAATCATCCAGATTATGTACCTTCAGTTTTTATGTACAAACCCAATAGTTCAGGTCATAAACGATTGCAGCGATATCAAAGATACCAATCAcgagaaaagaaacaaaaaacattttcaggagataatatttttaatgaacaatCAGCATATGTTGAAACTGAAGAATGCTACACACAAAATATTGCTATTGAAGAATCTATGTTTTCTGAAAATGAGAAGTTTTCTGGAAATAGCACAGAAGAATCTGTGTTGTTTAAAAGTGTTGGTATTCAATGTGATTTGAGCATGGAAGAGTTATTAAAAGAggaaaatcaaaaattagtcATGGAATTACGTGATAGGAACATGGAAGTTTATCTTTTAAGACAAGAAAatgaagaacttaaaaaaaggGATTTGATTTTcagcattgaaaaaataaaagaaaacaatgctcatttaaatttttttacggGGCTACCAAATATGGCAACATTTGTATggatttttactttattatcaaGGACAAATGATGTAAAGCTTTATTCATCTCGTTTATCAAAAGAAAACCATTTGTTAGTTATACTTATAAAGTTGCAACTTGGGTTGTTAAATAAAGGTATTACATTTCGTTTTAGTGTCTGTGAAAGTGTAATATCCAGAATTTTGAGGAATTGGTTACCAGCACTAGCCATTTGCTTACAATCCTTAATAAAATGGCCTAGTAAATGTGTAATAAGAAGTAACCTGCCAGAGTGTTTTATGAAGAAGTTTAGAAACTGTGTATGCATAATTGACTGCTATGAGATTTTTATTGAAAGACCATCAAACCTAACAACTCGTGCTCAATCATGGTCAAATTATAAACACAACAATACAGTAAAATACTTAATCGGGATCAGTCCAACAGGTGCAATTACTTTTTTGTCTGGTGGTTGGGGAGGTCGAGTTTCGGACAAGGAGCTAACAAATCAATCTGGCTTTTTCAAAGATATAAATTTTGGAGATTGCATTTTAGCAGATAGGGGATTCCTCATTAAAGATGAGCTTGCAGAGAAAGGAGCAAACCTTTACattccagcatttttaaaaggaaaacaataA
- the LOC100213095 gene encoding carbohydrate sulfotransferase 1, whose amino-acid sequence METSSIASAVRQIRDVLLWVVLFFTVLYLFVLNVNSNGGGFIEVNKPSEKLLCQSVRKLQERDNSLSNTNISLLLEVQELRQKVAMYERLNRLLEFNSWMSQHGSKTRQNILILSSEYCGSSLLGELFNQNPQIFYLYEPLKALDYYKDNRPSDVYDSMVTNQIDGIFQCKFDDLSYYTNYMSFQYSSLKSRLASRALSTPPLCPEANARSFYSIRMCTPLKPKTTSAICKLHQHTVIKTIQFSDVHKLSYLMDKDGTDYLLKVVHLVRDPRAIVFSHFQRNFSSSNFSISLKEYSTKLCSQMLQNIKYAITAPPWLQGKYTLLRYEDLGTNPHQIAELVYKFAGVPIVSQVRMWLDKLADGGATQRPTQFGSSTSGSVEEFNARNLTQSVHNWRTQLQYKTVRAIETECYEVMNLLGYKIVDDEEELTTLNLSLVD is encoded by the coding sequence ATGGAAACAAGCAGTATTGCTTCAGCAGTGAGACAAATTAGAGACGTTTTACTCtgggttgttttattttttacagtcctttatttatttgttttaaatgtgaaCTCAAATGGTGGTGGTTTCATAGAAGTTAATAAACCTTCAGAAAAATTATTGTGCCAATCAGTGCGCAAGCTGCAAGAACGAGATAATTCtttatcaaatacaaatattagtTTGCTGCTTGAAGTTCAAGAATTAAGACAAAAAGTGGCAATGTATGAACGTTTAAATAGACTGTTGGAGTTCAACTCTTGGATGAGTCAGCATGGAAGCAAAACGcgccaaaatattttaattttatctagcGAGTACTGCGGAAGCTCTTTACTTGGAGAGTTGTTTAACCAGAaccctcaaatattttatttatacgaACCTCTAAAAGCTCTTGATTATTACAAAGATAATCGTCCTTCAGATGTATACGATTCTATGGTTACAAATCAAATTGATGGAATTTTTCAATGTAAGTTTGACGATTTATCATATTATACAAATTACATGTCATTTCAATATAGTTCTCTGAAAAGCCGACTTGCCAGTCGAGCTTTATCAACGCCACCGTTATGCCCTGAAGCTAATGCAAGATCATTTTATAGCATTCGTATGTGCACTCCGCTGAAACCCAAGACTACATCTGCAATATGCAAATTGCATCAACATACCGTTATAAAAACGATACAATTTTCGGACGTTCATAAACTATCATATTTAATGGACAAAGATGGAACAGATTACTTGTTAAAAGTAGTACATTTGGTTCGCGATCCTCGTGCTATTGTTTTTAGCCATTTCCAAAGAAACTTTAGCTCTTCCAATTTTTCTATAAGTTTGAAAGAATATTCAACAAAACTCTGTTCGCAAATgttgcaaaacataaaatatgcTATAACAGCGCCTCCTTGGTTACAAGGTAAATATACTTTGCTACGATATGAAGATCTAGGTACAAACCCTCATCAGATAGCAGAATTAGTGTACAAGTTCGCAGGAGTACCAATAGTTTCACAAGTTCGAATGTGGCTTGATAAACTTGCAGACGGAGGAGCTACCCAACGTCCAACACAATTTGGTTCATCTACGTCTGGATCTGTTGAAGAATTTAATGCAAGGAACCTTACACAATCGGTGCATAACTGGCGTACACAATTGCAATACAAAACGGTTAGAGCAATTGAAACCGAATGTTACGAAGTAATGAACTTGTTGGGGTATAAAATTGTTGATGACGAAGAAGAATTAACAACTCTAAACTTATCTTTAGTTGATTAG
- the LOC136084669 gene encoding uncharacterized protein LOC136084669 isoform X1, with amino-acid sequence MAQLPTELFHAFVNELSLKKLENSMQVLEENGIDAHAMMLVTIEDIKLMFPKLGDFLKIKSVFSSIYSKDIDGMLKDHPQGESILSEYKRTRQLVLMKDHFVCMIVGNLLSQYREKKVFRNGGDKALSNLKKW; translated from the exons ATGGCTCAATTACCCACTGAATTATTTCATGCGTTTGTCAATGAATTGTCTCTAAAGAAGTTAGAGAATAGTATGCAGGTTCTAGAAG aaaatggtATTGATGCTCATGCGATGATGCTGGTTACCATCGAGGATATAAAGTTGATGTTTCCGAAGCTTggagattttttaaagattaaaagtGTATTTTCATCTATATATTCTAAg gacaTTGACGGTATGTTGAAAGATCACCCTCAAGGTGAATCAATCTTGTCTGAGTATAAACGAACCAGGCAGTTAGTCTTGATGAAGGATCATTTTGTGTGTATGATTGTTGGAAATCTT cTATCCcaatacagagaaaaaaaagtctttcgCAATGGAGGAGATAAAGCGCTTTCCAACCTTAAGAAGTGGTAA
- the LOC136084669 gene encoding uncharacterized protein LOC136084669 isoform X2 produces MAQLPTELFHAFVNELSLKKLENSMQVLEENGIDAHAMMLVTIEDIKLMFPKLGDFLKIKSVFSSIYSKISLSLSSQYWVKTGTKV; encoded by the exons ATGGCTCAATTACCCACTGAATTATTTCATGCGTTTGTCAATGAATTGTCTCTAAAGAAGTTAGAGAATAGTATGCAGGTTCTAGAAG aaaatggtATTGATGCTCATGCGATGATGCTGGTTACCATCGAGGATATAAAGTTGATGTTTCCGAAGCTTggagattttttaaagattaaaagtGTATTTTCATCTATATATTCTAAg atctctctctctctctcatcTCAATATTGGGTGAAGACTGGAACTAAGGTGTAA